The following are from one region of the Nerophis ophidion isolate RoL-2023_Sa linkage group LG20, RoL_Noph_v1.0, whole genome shotgun sequence genome:
- the ucp1 gene encoding mitochondrial brown fat uncoupling protein 1 gives MVGLKPSDVPPPLAVKMASAGAAACIADLVTFPLDTAKVRLQVQGEKAVEATKNIRYRGVFGTISTMVRTEGPRSLYNGLVAGLQRQVCFASVRIGLYDNVRDFYTGGAQNPGVLMRILAGCTTGAMAVSFAQPTDVVKVRFQAQVNLDGVARRYSGTMQAYKHIFQNEGLRGLWKGTLPNITRNALVNCTELVTYDLIKEAILRHKLMSDNLPCHFVSAFGAGFVTTVIASPVDVVKTRYMNSPPGQYKSAINCAWTMLTKEGPTAFYKGFVPSFLRLGSWNVVMFVSFEQIKRGMMVTKKRFEDAN, from the exons ATGGTCGGTCTCAAACCCTCAGACGTCCCCCCCCCTCTCGCCGTGAAGATGGCGAGCGCCGGGGCGGCGGCGTGCATCGCCGACCTGGTCACCTTCCCGCTGGACACGGCCAAAGTcagactgcag GTCCAAGGCGAGAAGGCAGTGGAGGCCACCAAGAACATTCGCTACAGAGGCGTGTTTGGCACCATCAGCACCATGGTCCGCACTGAGGGGCCCAGGTCCTTGTACAACGGCCTGGTGGCGGGTCTGCAGAGGCAGGTCTGCTTCGCCTCCGTTAGGATCGGTCTCTACGACAACGTCAGGGACTTTTACACCGGAGGAGCCCAGA ATCCAGGAGTGTTGATGCGTATCCTGGCCGGCTGCACGACGGGCGCCATGGCGGTGTCGTTCGCTCAGCCCACAGACGTGGTGAAAGTGAGGTTCCAAGCGCAGGTGAACTTGGACGGTGTTGCCCGGCGCTACAGCGGCACCATGCAGGCCTACAAACACATCTTCCAAAACGAGGGCCTGCGCGGACTCtggaaag GAACTCTACCCAACATCACAAGAAATGCGCTGGTTAACTGCACAGAGCTGGTGACCTACGACCTCATCAAAGAGGCTATCCTGCGACACAAGCTCATGTCAg ACAATCTTCCGTGTCATTTTGTGTCTGCCTTCGGCGCCGGCTTTGTTACCACGGTGATCGCCTCCCCGGTGGACGTGGTAAAAACCAGGTACATGAACTCGCCGCCGGGTCAGTACAAGAGCGCCATCAACTGCGCCTGGACCATGTTGACCAAAGAGGGGCCTACAGCGTTCTACAAGGG TTTCGTACCATCCTTCCTGAGGCTGGGCTCGTGGAACGTTGTGATGTTTGTCTCCTTTGAGCAAATTAAGCGGGGCATGATGGTCACCAAGAAGAGGTTTGAGGACGCTAACTGA